From the genome of Spinacia oleracea cultivar Varoflay chromosome 2, BTI_SOV_V1, whole genome shotgun sequence, one region includes:
- the LOC110777029 gene encoding tetraspanin-3-like: protein MRASNHLTGVVNFLTFLLSIPILAGGIWLNSKANSTDCMQFLQWPLIVIGVSLMVVSLAGFAGSCYRNTFLMYLYMWAMFFIIAALIGFVVFAYAVTDKGSGRPVLNRAYLEYNLEDYSGWLEKKVSDPGYWAKLSSCIRDSRVCGKMRRTVHGVPETSDRFFSRKLNPIESGCCKPPTDCGFGYVNETLWGPGGGLVGNSPDCQRWSNDQRQLCYDCDSCKAGVLASLKRSWRKVSVINIIVLILLVIFYVIAYAALRNNKRMDNDESYGETRMTKSHPTAMHF from the exons atgagagcGAGCAACCATCTAACTGGAGTAGTAAACTTCTTAACATTCCTGCTCTCAATCCCAATCTTAGCAGGCGGAATATGGCTAAACAGCAAAGCCAACTCAACCGACTGTATGCAATTCCTTCAATGGCCGTTGATCGTAATCGGTGTCTCTTTAATGGTCGTTTCTTTAGCTGGTTTTGCTGGTTCTTGCTATAGAAACACCTTCCTCATGTACCTTTACATGTGGGCCATGTTTTTCATCATCGCCGCTTTAATCGGATTTGTCGTCTTCGCTTATGCCGTTACAGATAAAGGCTCGGGTCGACCCGTCTTAAACCGAGCTTATTTGGAGTATAATTTGGAGGATTATTCGGGTTGGCTTGAGAAGAAGGTTTCGGATCCGGGTTATTGGGCGAAGCTAAGTTCATGTATTAGGGATTCTAGGGTTTGTGGTAAGATGCGTCGGACTGTTCATGGTGTTCCTGAAACTTCTGATAGGTTCTTCTCTAGGAAGCTCAATCCTATTGAG TCGGGATGTTGCAAGCCGCCAACAGATTGTGGTTTTGGGTATGTGAATGAAACCTTATGGGGACCAGGAGGTGGGTTAGTAGGAAACAGCCCAGACTGTCAAAGATGGAGCAACGATCAACGGCAGTTATGCTACGACTGCGACTCCTGCAAGGCTGGTGTGCTCGCAAGCCTGAAGCGCAGCTGGAGGAAGGTGTCTGTGATCAATATCATCGTTCTAATACTCCTCGTTATCTTCTATGTTATTGCTTATGCAGCTCTTCGAAACAACAAGAGAATGGACAATGACGAGTCGTATGGCGAAACTAGGATGACCAAGTCACACCCTACTGCAAtgcatttttaa